A region from the Lolium perenne isolate Kyuss_39 chromosome 4, Kyuss_2.0, whole genome shotgun sequence genome encodes:
- the LOC127347855 gene encoding uncharacterized protein, with amino-acid sequence MDACTGVDQGGKRYWQRIEDLYHQLKPRTKSMADRSYRSLEGRWNIIKPACSRRSAAMDKVVDNPLSGCVPEDYLKYAQQRYKDMVGSKNKEFQFQHCFFILQHLPRWKLRDSEPKCKKEALLTMDDEAEDMSARNTGKPEGNKKSKERVKVEGEASSFREKLDQLMKSKEALTMKTLETKLLIIEKKKEVKLAKVEARREDAKVKAELDLRMIALKEAKAMKDHLAEEREIMMMRTDDMDEDQLAWWKKTKADIMAWKKVAREARAASAQGESPATGGAAGDGLVDG; translated from the exons ATGGATGCGTGCACCGGAGTGGACCAAGGCGGCAAGCGCTATTGGCAGCGCATCGAGGATCTCTACCACCAGCTAAAGCCTCGCACCAAGAGCATGGCCGACAGATCCTACCGCTCCCTTGAAGGccgatggaacatcatcaaaccAGCTTGTTCTCGTAGGAGTGCTGCCATGGACAAAGTGGTCGACAACCCCCTTAGTGGATGTGTGCCGGAGGACTAT CTCAAGTATGCTCAACAGAGGTACAAGGACATGGTCGGCTCCAAGAACAAGGAATTTCAGTTCCAACATTGCTTTTTCATTCTTCAACATCTTCCTAGGTGGAAGTTGAGGGACAGTGAACCAAAGTGCAAGAAGGAGGCACTGCTCACCATGGATGATGAAGCGGAAGACATGAGTGCGAGAAACACCGGCAAGCCCGAGGGCAACAAGAAATCCAAGGAGAGGGTGAAGGTAGAAGGAGAAGCATCTAGCTTCCGGGAGAAGTTGGATCAACTCATGAAGTCTAAAGAGGCATTGACGATGAAGACATTGGAGACCAAGCTCCTCATcatcgagaagaagaaggaggtgaagcttGCCAAGGTGGAAGCAAGGCGGGAAGATGCTAAGGTGAAGGCCGAGCTAGACTTGAGGATGATCGCACTCAAAGAAGCCAAGGCCATGAAGGATCACTTGGccgaggagagggaaatcatgatGATGCGCACCGACGACATGGACGAGGATCAGCTGGCGTGGTGGAAGAAGACCAAGGCGGACATCATGGCGTGGAAGAAGGTTGCGCGTGAAGCTCGTGCTGCAAGTGCTCAAGGTGAGTCTCCGGCGACTGGTGGCGCCGCTGGCGATGGACTCGTTGATGGTTGA